From Candidatus Nitricoxidivorans perseverans, the proteins below share one genomic window:
- a CDS encoding DUF4384 domain-containing protein encodes MRQSNNFPRRLAAGLGISALLAGCVADPPKPETATVATSVKTPASKTVTNFTQSLRCMDDLLLAYGKKDIVITTAGIPDSTGKVQTGTKDMLHTAASKMSIKSKALTFIDYDTSSNDLLAVFQDIQAAGAFQHKLPNYYIRGAITQLDENALDAQAGGGIALPFLDLGVSRDQVSSVVSIDMNMGETTSRMILPGVNASNSLVVTRSGKSGELGGKLGKVGFSFNMSLNKAEGLGSGVRALVELGMIEMIGKLTGTPYWKCLQIDKTNPVMIEQAREWYDGMKPEDRVKLIQRKLAGANLYRGAINGVNSGELASAIGRFQAENGLIADGRINFDLYYALLDADLTPAPDPTAKPAAPVAAAPAAHAPMSLRLDSDKGGRYRVKDMLLARVQTNNDGILYCYYKDVSGAIARIFPNRFSPDPFVKANRSMSLPPENSPFKIKFDQPGREQIVCYASDRDLALPVNLKGADLTPLKVGSMDEIANAFRKSNPSVAEAKLDIVIQ; translated from the coding sequence ATGAGGCAATCCAACAACTTTCCCCGGCGCCTGGCCGCGGGGCTTGGCATTTCGGCGTTGCTGGCGGGCTGCGTGGCGGATCCGCCCAAGCCGGAAACGGCAACCGTCGCCACGTCGGTGAAGACGCCGGCGTCGAAAACCGTGACAAACTTCACCCAGTCCCTGCGTTGCATGGACGACCTGTTGCTCGCCTACGGCAAGAAGGACATCGTGATCACCACGGCGGGCATTCCTGATTCCACGGGCAAGGTGCAGACCGGCACCAAGGACATGCTGCACACGGCGGCTTCCAAGATGTCCATCAAGAGCAAGGCGCTCACCTTCATCGACTACGATACCTCCAGCAACGACCTTCTGGCCGTCTTCCAGGACATCCAGGCGGCGGGCGCCTTTCAGCATAAGCTTCCGAACTATTACATTCGCGGCGCCATCACCCAGCTCGACGAGAACGCCCTCGACGCCCAGGCGGGCGGCGGCATCGCCCTGCCCTTCCTGGATCTCGGTGTGAGCAGGGACCAGGTTTCGTCTGTCGTCTCCATCGACATGAACATGGGCGAGACCACTTCCCGCATGATCTTGCCCGGCGTGAACGCCAGCAACTCCCTGGTCGTGACCCGCTCCGGCAAGTCCGGCGAATTGGGCGGCAAGCTCGGCAAGGTCGGCTTTTCCTTCAACATGTCCCTGAACAAGGCCGAGGGACTGGGTTCCGGCGTGCGCGCCCTTGTCGAGCTGGGCATGATCGAGATGATCGGCAAGCTCACCGGGACGCCCTACTGGAAGTGCCTGCAGATCGACAAGACCAATCCCGTAATGATCGAGCAGGCGCGCGAATGGTACGACGGTATGAAGCCGGAGGATCGCGTCAAGCTCATCCAGCGCAAGCTCGCCGGCGCCAACCTGTACAGGGGCGCCATCAACGGCGTCAATTCCGGCGAACTGGCATCCGCCATCGGCAGGTTCCAGGCCGAGAACGGGCTCATTGCCGACGGGCGCATCAACTTCGATCTCTATTACGCCCTGCTCGACGCCGACCTGACACCTGCCCCCGATCCGACGGCGAAGCCGGCCGCGCCCGTGGCGGCGGCACCGGCGGCGCACGCGCCCATGAGCCTGAGGCTCGACAGCGACAAGGGCGGGCGCTACCGGGTGAAGGACATGCTCCTGGCCCGCGTGCAGACCAACAACGACGGCATTCTCTATTGCTACTACAAGGATGTTTCCGGGGCCATTGCGCGCATCTTCCCGAACCGCTTCAGCCCGGATCCCTTCGTGAAGGCCAACCGGTCGATGTCATTGCCGCCGGAAAATTCGCCCTTCAAGATCAAGTTCGACCAGCCGGGCCGCGAGCAGATCGTCTGCTACGCCAGCGACCGCGACCTGGCGCTGCCGGTCAACCTGAAGGGTGCCGACCTGACGCCGCTGAAGGTCGGTTCGATGGATGAGATCGCCAACGCCTTCCGCAAGTCCAATCCGTCGGTGGCGGAAGCGAAGCTCGACATCGTGATCCAGTAA
- a CDS encoding OmpA family protein, whose protein sequence is MKNLHPLLIALLLATGQTWAQDVKLYEKAPSVDELERQLTGGDTSTGKKKIRTRAIVFGDAPPAAAPQQQEQAAPAPMPAAAAPQAYQQPAPQAAYQPAPQQQPSMQVGERAIAFPINFRVNSADVLPESVPFIESVAGLLQKDPSLRLLVEGHTDSTGSAARNMALSRERAFSVMNYLVDHYRVDPMRLVPVGRGSSEPLGGADPTNPKNRRVQFRIIG, encoded by the coding sequence ATGAAAAATCTTCATCCTCTACTGATTGCGTTGCTCCTGGCCACCGGCCAGACCTGGGCGCAGGATGTGAAGCTTTATGAAAAGGCGCCGAGCGTCGATGAACTCGAGCGCCAGCTGACCGGCGGCGACACATCGACAGGCAAGAAGAAAATTCGCACCCGCGCGATCGTCTTCGGCGACGCCCCGCCGGCTGCGGCGCCGCAGCAGCAGGAGCAGGCCGCACCCGCTCCCATGCCGGCCGCCGCCGCGCCGCAGGCCTACCAGCAACCGGCGCCCCAGGCCGCCTACCAGCCGGCGCCACAGCAGCAGCCCTCAATGCAGGTGGGCGAGCGCGCCATCGCCTTCCCCATCAACTTCCGCGTCAACAGCGCCGATGTACTGCCTGAATCGGTCCCGTTCATCGAGTCCGTCGCCGGCCTTTTACAGAAGGATCCGAGCCTACGGCTCCTCGTCGAGGGCCATACAGACTCGACGGGCAGTGCCGCCCGCAACATGGCGCTTTCACGTGAACGCGCCTTTTCCGTAATGAACTATCTGGTCGACCACTATCGCGTCGACCCCATGCGTCTCGTGCCTGTCGGCAGGGGTTCCAGCGAACCTCTGGGCGGCGCGGACCCGACGAATCCGAAGAACCGCAGGGTGCAATTCCGCATCATCGGTTAA
- a CDS encoding adenylate/guanylate cyclase domain-containing protein, translating to MSRSNRHAWILALAAALLATGVAESLYRSGAADRLEHFYTDFWHRLAGPRAAPAHAALVMIDDPSLNARPDEPLAFWTPHFAQAIETLKAAGARTVAIDFLFSGSPERWIEKLGLMAREASRDYDRPFRQQINRGDVLLAGFRVGAGTGQDDFVLPSPDYLLAIPDLDMVTHVGLANLRADADSAIRRFALAEAGGDFVEKEGLPRLAFGALAAVRASGQDPRSGAFRFGGRDLKSGAEVAIAYAGPPGTFRAVSFEKLLRPDALKLPEVRALAGKVAVIGAGFAGMNDVHPTPYSTSLGGANTLMSGPEIQANIIETLLAGRFVDETPASVRLPAFLLIFGALAFVGVVLSPWRALILVLLTVQASAVVVYLLFRQDMLFPVAHLHLGMVVVLICLALLRLTREERERARIGALFGRYVSNQVVEALIASPELPELGGQARPITVLFSDIRNFTTISEKLSAKEVVEMLNTYFERACAVLLAEGASIDKFIGDAVMAEFGAPLPQDDHALRALRAAVALRKVAMGFRSWMETRFAGRGLPEFDIGIGLHSGEAVMGNIGSSARMEYTAIGDTVNLASRLEGKTKDTGCAILASADTVAAAGAGRVRAGERHVLTVKGRSQPVETFEILGVAEEPR from the coding sequence ATGTCCCGCTCGAACCGCCATGCCTGGATACTCGCGCTGGCGGCGGCGCTGCTGGCGACGGGGGTCGCGGAAAGCCTCTACCGCAGCGGCGCTGCGGACCGCCTCGAGCATTTCTACACCGATTTCTGGCACAGGCTGGCCGGCCCGCGCGCGGCGCCGGCCCATGCCGCGCTGGTGATGATCGACGACCCCAGCCTCAACGCCCGGCCCGACGAGCCCCTGGCTTTCTGGACGCCGCATTTCGCGCAGGCCATCGAGACCCTCAAGGCGGCGGGCGCCAGGACGGTCGCCATCGACTTCCTGTTCAGCGGCAGCCCCGAGCGGTGGATCGAGAAGCTGGGGCTCATGGCGCGCGAGGCTTCCCGCGATTACGACCGACCTTTTCGCCAGCAGATCAACCGGGGCGACGTGCTGCTGGCGGGCTTCCGGGTCGGCGCGGGAACCGGGCAGGACGATTTCGTGCTCCCCAGCCCGGATTACCTCCTGGCCATTCCCGATCTGGACATGGTGACCCATGTCGGCCTGGCCAACCTGCGCGCGGATGCCGACAGCGCCATCAGGCGCTTTGCTCTCGCCGAGGCCGGCGGCGACTTCGTGGAAAAAGAAGGCCTGCCGCGGCTGGCCTTCGGCGCGCTGGCGGCCGTGCGGGCGAGCGGCCAGGACCCACGGTCAGGCGCCTTCCGCTTCGGCGGCCGTGACCTGAAGTCCGGCGCCGAAGTCGCCATCGCCTACGCGGGGCCGCCGGGCACCTTCCGCGCCGTCTCCTTCGAGAAGCTGCTGCGGCCAGATGCGCTGAAACTGCCCGAGGTCCGAGCACTGGCCGGCAAGGTGGCGGTCATCGGCGCCGGCTTCGCAGGCATGAACGATGTCCATCCGACGCCCTACTCCACCAGCCTGGGCGGCGCCAATACCCTGATGTCGGGTCCCGAAATCCAGGCCAACATCATCGAAACCCTGCTGGCCGGCCGTTTTGTCGACGAAACGCCGGCCTCGGTGCGGCTGCCGGCCTTCTTGCTGATTTTCGGCGCCCTGGCCTTCGTCGGCGTCGTTCTCTCACCCTGGCGGGCGCTGATCCTGGTGCTGCTCACGGTACAGGCGAGCGCCGTCGTCGTCTACCTGTTGTTCAGGCAGGACATGCTTTTCCCGGTGGCCCACCTGCACCTGGGCATGGTCGTGGTACTGATCTGCCTGGCCCTGCTGCGGCTCACCCGCGAGGAGCGGGAGCGGGCGCGCATCGGCGCCCTCTTCGGGCGCTACGTCTCGAACCAGGTGGTGGAGGCGCTGATCGCCTCGCCGGAACTGCCCGAGCTGGGGGGCCAGGCGCGACCCATCACGGTGCTGTTCTCGGACATCCGGAACTTCACCACCATCAGCGAGAAGCTTTCCGCGAAGGAAGTGGTGGAAATGCTCAACACCTACTTCGAACGGGCCTGCGCCGTTCTGCTGGCCGAGGGCGCCAGCATCGACAAGTTCATCGGCGATGCTGTCATGGCCGAATTCGGCGCGCCGCTGCCGCAGGACGACCATGCGCTGCGGGCGCTGCGCGCCGCGGTGGCGCTGCGCAAGGTGGCGATGGGTTTCCGGTCATGGATGGAGACGCGCTTCGCCGGCCGCGGCCTGCCCGAGTTCGACATCGGCATCGGCCTGCACAGCGGCGAGGCGGTGATGGGCAACATCGGCTCCAGCGCGCGCATGGAATACACAGCCATTGGCGATACGGTCAACCTCGCCTCGCGGCTGGAAGGCAAGACCAAGGACACCGGCTGCGCCATCCTGGCGAGTGCCGACACTGTCGCCGCCGCCGGTGCCGGCCGGGTGCGCGCCGGCGAACGCCATGTGCTGACGGTCAAGGGTCGCAGCCAGCCGGTGGAAACTTTCGAGATACTGGGAGTGGCCGAAGAGCCGCGGTAA